DNA from Macrobrachium rosenbergii isolate ZJJX-2024 chromosome 13, ASM4041242v1, whole genome shotgun sequence:
ATGAAGACTTTGATGCAGCCAAAAGAAAGCGGATCAAGACGCAGGGAGGGTGGTTAAAatggggcaaaaaaaaattatattaccaataTTGTCATACATATTTAAAATCCACTTTCACCATCTACTGAAGACCTCGTTAGACTGGACTCAAAGGTATATTCTTAAGGCGAAGGAAGTTCtggagaataaaatgaaagggcGGATTACGTTGAAGGAGAACTGCGACATTCTTTTAAGTGGAAACTGTAGCTGATGAAAATTGATTCTATTCTTTCGTGTAAGGCTAAATGCTCTTAACTAGAATCAGCttacacaacagagagagagagagagagagagagagagagagagagagagagagagagagagagttttatcctAACATAAAGAATCGCGGACagaattatggagagagagagagagagagagagagagagagagagagagagagagagagagagagttttgaccTAACATTATAAAGAAtcgctgacagagagagagagagagagagagagagagagagagagagagagagagagagagagagagagagagaagttaagtatatcttagtttaaccagaccactgagctggttaacagctctcctagggctggcccgaaggattagacttatttttacgtggctaagaacctactggttacctagcaacgggacctacagcttattgtggaatccgaaccacattgtgacgagaaatgaatttctatcaccagaaataaattcctctaattcttctttggcggctcggagagtcgaacgctgggccaacagcgtgccagtcgaaagctctaccactcctccaaagaggaacTTGGCAACGGTATaacccaggccaccaccgggccgtggttaaagtttaatgggccgcagctcatacagtattataacgagatcaccgaaagacagatctattttcggtggccttgattatacgacgtacagaaaattcgactgagccgaagaaacttattATTACGTATATTTACTTCGGCATCGCCTGTCTAAACCCTCGTTTACTTTTCTGCATTCCACTCAGattctctttgtctttctgaaaccaactgaatatttatcattaatgttttaatccttcctttctttctttctcggtatattatctttcaaacctttttcctctgcTATGTTGCCTTATGCtaatttattcatctctttgtCACGTCGACATATCACTCTTTCTACCCCATTTACATTcgcatttattccttttccttcgtcTTTATCAGGGGGCGAAGCACGCGGAAGGTAAAAAGACAGAGATGACGAAACAAAACTAAACTAGGTAGATAATGAAGACTTTGATGCAGCCAAAAGAAAGCGGATCAAGACGCAGGGAGGGTGGTTAaaatggggcaaaaaaaaaaattatattaccaataTTGTCATACATATTTAAAATCCACTTTCACCATCTACTGAAGACCTCGTTAGACTGGACTCAAAAGGTATATTCTTAAGGCGAAGGAAGTTCtggagaataaaatgaaagggcGGATTACGTTGAAGGGAGAACTGCGACATTCTTTTAAGTGGAAACTGTAGCTGATGAAAATTGATTCTATTCTTTCGTGTAAGGCTAAATGCTCTTAACTAGAATCAGCttacacaacagagagagagagagagagagagagagagagagagagagttttcgccTAACATTATAAAGAATCGCTGaaagaattatgagagagagagagagagagagagagagagagagagagagagagagagagagagagagagagagagttttcgccTAAAATTATAAAGAAACGCTGAAagaattatggagagagagagagagagagagagagagagagagagagagagagagagagagagttttaacctAACATTATAAAGAAtcgctgacagagagagagagagagagagagagagagagtgagtttttacCTAACATTATAAAGATTCGCTGACAGAactatggggagagagagagagagagagagaaagttttaaccTACCAATATACAGAATCGAAGACAGAATTATGGGAAACTTAAAAATGGCAATTTCTAAACTTACCACAAACagacctcctttttttttttctttacaaacacaAGAGTAGCAAAAGAATACCGAGTTTCACTGTGAACGTTGAAGGCTTTAAAAGTCAAGAACAGCGATGAATAAAAACACGCGAAAACAAAGATTGTGCACCTGAGAAGTATCGACAATATCGACCGATTCGTCAAAATGAacggcaggaaaaaaaaaaggtcgaaatCTTGTACCTGGAACTGAACTACGGTTACACTGCTTGTTTTCGCTTCAGTACGAAATgtaaggtggaaagcaagaggtaTGGCCCGTCAGTGGAAAGCAAGAGACATGGCTCATCAGTGTAAAGCAAGAGGTATGGCTCGTCAGTGGAAAGAGGCATGGCTCATCAATGGAAAGCAAGAGGTATGGCTCGTCAGTGGAAAGAGGCATGGCTCATCAATGGAAAGCAAGAGGTATGGCCCATCAGTGGAAAGCAAGAGGCATGGCTCGTCAGTGGAGAGAGGCATGGCTCATTAGTGGAAAGCAAGAGGTATGGCTCTTCAGTGTAAAGCAGGAGGCATGGCTCGTCAGTGGAGAGAGGCATGGCTCATCAGTGGAAAGCAAGAGGTATGGCTCGTCAGTGGAAAGCAAGAGGCATGGCTCATCAGTGGAGAGAGGCATGGCTCATCAGTGGAAAGCAAGAGGCATGGCTCATCAGTGGAAAGCAAGAGGCATGGCTCATCAGTGGAGAGAGGCATGGCTCATCAGTGGAAAGCAAGAGGTATGGCTCGTCAGTGGAAAGCAAGAGGCATGGCTCATCAGTGGAAAGCAAGAGGTATGGCTCGTCAGTGGAAAGCAAGAGGCATGGCTCATCAGTGGAGAGAGACATGGCTCATCAGTGGAAAGCAAGAGGCATGGTTCATCAGTGGAAAGCAAGAGGCATGGCTCATCAGTGGAGAGAGGCATGGCTCATCAGTGGAAAGCAAGAGGTATGGCTCGTTAGTGGAAAGCAAGAGGTATGGCTCATCAGTGGAAAGCAAGAGGCATGGCTCATCAGTGGAAAGCAAGAGGCATGGCTCATCAGTGGAAAGCAAGAGGTATGGCTCGTCAGTGGAAAGCAAGAGGCATGGCTCATCAGTGGAGAGAGGCATGGCTCATCAGTGGAAAGCAAGAGGTATGGCTCGTCAGTGGAAAGCAAGAGGTATGGCTCATCAGTGGAGAGAGACATGGCTCATCAGTGGAAAGCAAGAGGCATGGCTCATCAGTGGAAAGCAAGAGGCATGGCTCATCAGTGGAGAGAGGCATGGCTCATCAGTGAAGAGAGGCATGGCTCATCAGTGGAAAGCAAGAGGTATGGCTCGTCAGTGGAAAGCAAGAGGCATGGCTCATCAGTGGAGAGAGGCATGGCTCATCAGTGGAAAGCAAGAGGTATGGCTCGTCAGTGGAAAGCAAGAGGTATGGCTCGTCAGTGGAAAGCAAGAGGCATGGCTCGTCAGTGGAAATAAAGAGGCATGGCTCGTCAGTGAAAGCAAGAGGTATGGCTCGTCAGTGGAAAGCAAGAGGTATGGCTCGTCAGTGGAAAGCAAGAGGCATGGCTCGTCAGTGGAAATAAAGAGGCATGGCTCGTCAGTGGAAAGCAAGAGGTATGGCTCATCAGTGGAATGCAAGAGGTATGGCTCATCAGTTGAAAGCAAGGGGTATGGCTCGTCAGTGGAAATAAAGAGGCATGGCTCGTCAGTGGAAAGCAAGAGGCATGGCTCGTCAGTGGAAAGCAAGAGGTATGGCTCGTCAGTGGAAAGCAAGAGGCATGGCTCGTCAGTGGAAAGCAAGAGGCATGGCTCGTCAGTGGAAATAAAGATGCATGGCTCGTCAATGGAAAGCAAGAGGTATGGCTCATCAGTGGAAAGCAAGAGGTATGGCTCATCAGTTGAAAGCAAGAGGTATGGCTCATCAGTGGAAAGCAAGAGGTATGGCTCATCAGTGGAAAACAAGAGGTATGGAGCATCAGTGGAAAGCAAGAGGTATGGCTCATCAGTGGAAAGCAAGAGGTATGGCTCATCAGTGGAAAGCAAGAGGTATGGCTCATCAGTGGAAAGCAAGAGCTTTGGCTCGTCAGTGGAAAGCAAGAGGTATGGCTCATCAGTGGAAAGCAAGAGGTATGGCTCATCAGTGGAAAGCAAGAGGTATGGAGCATCAGTGGAAAGCAAGAGGTATGGCTCATCAGTGGAAAGCAAGAGGTATGGCTCATCAGTTGAAAGCAAGAGGTATGGCTCGTCAGTGGAAAGCAAGAGGTATGGCTCATCAGTGGAAAACAAGAGGTATGGAGCATCAGTGGAAAGCACTAGGTATGGCTCATCAGTGGAAAGCAAGAGGTATGGCTCGTCAACGGTGACTTTCGACCTTCCTTTCGAATCTCAGCCAGTGAATACTTGACCTGGTCTATCAGAGGAGACACAGACGACTTTCTCCTCTTCTCATGAACAAACCTCCAAAATACCAGACTGCAACCCATATCTGTACTATGTAGATGCATCAGTGAACGGCTTGGTTTAAACATTGGTCTGAGACAAGGGTTTGTTATGTCTCCATtaatgtttaatatctttatggctGAAATGTCGTGAGAAGTGAGAGACAGGGCAGTAGATGTATGAGCAAATTTGTGGGAAGAGTGCAAATGGCTGACGTTTGCAGATGATAGCATTGATTGGGGACACTAGACAGGAACTGCAGACACTGGACAGGAACTGCAGACAAAAAGCAGAGTTTGCAAGAGAAGGAACCTGCAAATAAATATAGGTAGGAGTGAGACattgagggtaaatggaaaccagagaGATGGACATTTAATGTCAATATGAGCTGAACTGGgcggagagtaagatggaagaaagagaatacgaaagggggtacag
Protein-coding regions in this window:
- the LOC136844759 gene encoding uncharacterized protein — its product is MALQCKAGGMARQWREAWLISGKQEVWLVSGKQEAWLISGERHGSSVESKRHGSSVESKRHGSSVERGMAHQWKARGMARQWKARGMAHQWKARGMARQWKARGMAHQWRETWLISGKQEAWFISGKQEAWLISGERHGSSVESKRYGSLVESKRYGSSVESKRHGSSVESKRHGSSVESKRYGSSVESKRHGSSVERGMAHQWKARGMARQWKARGMAHQWRETWLISGKQEAWLISGKQEAWLISGERHGSSVKRGMAHQWKARGMARQWKARGMAHQWREAWLISGKQEVWLVSGKQEVWLVSGKQEAWLVSGNKEAWLVSESKRYGSSVESKRYGSSVESKRHGSSVEIKRHGSSVESKRYGSSVECKRYGSSVESKGYGSSVEIKRHGSSVESKRHGSSVESKRYGSSVESKRHGSSVESKRHGSSVEIKMHGSSMESKRYGSSVESKRYGSSVESKRYGSSVESKRYGSSVENKRYGASVESKRYGSSVESKRYGSSVESKRYGSSVESKSFGSSVESKRYGSSVESKRYGSSVESKRYGASVESKRYGSSVESKRYGSSVESKRYGSSVESKRYGSSVENKRYGASVESTRYGSSVESKRYGSSTVTFDLPFESQPVNT